The Arachidicoccus terrestris genome includes the window ATGGTTCTTCCAGATTTGGTAAAGATAACAGTTGGGGGTTGTTCCCCACTGTGGGCGCCGGATGGCGATTCTCCGAAGAGAATTTTATGCAGTGGGCGAAGCCGCTATTGTCTGATGGTAGATTTAGGGCAAGCTATGGAAAAGTAGGTAATGAACGCATTGGTGATTATGACGCTCTTCAACGTTATGGCTTTGGCTATTATTACAATGGTGTGGCGGGTGTCGCGTTCGGAAGTTCTTTTGGCAATCCTAAACTGGCGTGGGAGAGCCTGATTCAGACAAATATCGGATTGGATCTGAGTTTGCTTCAGAACCGAATCTCTATTGCAGTGGACTATTATGATAAGACAACAAAAGACTTACTGTATAACCGTCCCCTGGCAAAAGAAACCGGATTTAATAGTGTTCGGGTTAATTTAGGTAGTATACAGACCAAAGGCTTTGAATTCCAGATTAACACGACAGCGATCTCTAAGAAGGATTTTAGCTGGAACGTCATCGCCAACTACTCAACGTATAATAGTGTTGTCAAATCACTTTACAATCATGAATCCTTTGTTTCAGGAAACAGCGGTGATGATGGGAAGGCCGGCTGGCTGATCAGGGAAAATGGTAAATTAGGCGATTTTTATGGCTGGAAAGCTTTGGGCGTATATGCTTATGATGAGTCAAATGCCTATAATGATGATTGGGAGCGGCTGACACCTAACTTCGATGCCGCGGGGCAATTTACAGGTTACACCTATAATGGACAGCCATATACCGGAGATGTACATAGTTTATATGGAAGAGGAAGCAAACTGAGGGGTGGCGATGTTATTTTTGACAATAGGAATAAGGATAGTGTCATTGATGACCGGGATAGACAGGTTCTGGGGAATGCGCAGCCCAAGTTTTTCGCCGCACTGATCAATACCATCACGTATAAGCAATTTTCCCTGTCTTTCACTTTCAATACCACCTGGGGGAATAAGATTTACAATAACGCTGCTCAGACATTGGATAATTATAGAACGACACATATAATCCCAAGGCCGGCTACTATCTATGCAGCCTGGGCTAAACCGGGGGATATTACTGATGTCCCTGAGGTCAGCCGCCGGCAGACAACAGGGAACATGAGGATGAACGACCGGTTCCTGGAGGACGGCTCTTTCATAAGGTTGTCCTATGCCAGACTTACGTACAACCTAAAAAGCCAGTGGGTAAAACATATTTTTGCCAAAGGGGCCGGTGTATATGTCTACGGTTCGAATTTGCTTACCTGGACCAATTACAGCTGGTTTGATCCCGAGTTCCCCTCTAATGATCCACTGCAAATGGGACAGGATAACGGTCGTTACCCGAGGAGACGAGAAGTAGGTATAGGAGCCAGCATTAATTTTTAAAACAATTGTTATGAAGAAGATATTCAAGAATCTATTGATTTTAACGGCACTGGTAAGTCTGTTGAACGGATGTACGAAATTTCTGGATGAGAAGCCGCAGACGGAAATAGGATCTACCGTTTTCTGGAAGTCAGAAGATGATATCAAAGCGGGTATTGCCGCAATGTATGATGGCATACAATCCATATTTGACAATAACTATACACTCTACGGTGACGCACGTACGGATGAGGTGCGGGTAGGGCAGTATGGTAATATTTCTTATGCCATGAATGGGCTTACTGCAGGGATTACCGGGTCAAACTGGACCAATTTCTATGTTACGATCCAGCGGGCAAATCTCGGGATAAAATATATCCCTCTTGTAAAAGAAAAATATCAGTCCGGAATAGCCCAGGAGGCCATTAATCACTATCTGGCACAATGTTATACCACACGGGCACTTTGCTATTTTTGGCTGATCCGACTCTGGGGCGATGTACCTGTCTGGACCGAGCCCTATGAAGACATTAACATGAGTCCCGATAAAGCCAGGACACCACGCGACATCATTGTTGATACATTGATCCAAAAAGATTTAGAGCGGGCGGCAACCTTATCCAATCCCTCCCTAAATAATGTATTTGAAGCGAATATTGGCGCTACCTATGCGTTGGCAATGGATGTCGCTATGTGGAAAAAAGACTATCCGGCAGCCGTTGACTGGTATAATAAGCTTCTGGCACTGGATACCTATAGCCTGGAACCGACCGCGACCTGGAAGAACCTGTTTATTGCGCCCGCTTCCACAAAAGGAGCTATCTGGAGTGTCTTCTGGGACTGGACAGTGGATGGAGGAGCAGATGCCTCCACACTGATTGGGGCCGGGAATACAAACAGTGATTTTGAAGTGGAAGACTCTGTGTGGAATTACTGGACGACTATGCCGGCAGATATACGTGGTCCGCAGACCATCGATTTTAATAACGACTGGCATGATAAGATATTAAAGTTTTATGCGCCTAATCTGGACGCTAAAGGAAATCAACTTTATCCAAACGGTGCCGAAGCTAATATTCTGTTTCCGATATACCGGTGGGCAGATGTTGTCTTACTGAGAGCAGAAGCTGCCAATAAACTAAATGATCCGGTTACTGCTTTAGATCTTTTAAACCAAGTCCGTACCCGGGCTGGCGTGGAAATATACCGTGCTGATTCATTGAACAATCAAGCGATAATGGAAGATGCGATACTATCTGAAAGGAAGCTGGAATTCTTTATGGAAGCTAAAAGGTGGTTTGATTTACTAAGAACCGATAAGGTGATAGAGGTGATGGATCCGATATTAAAACAGCGTCAGGCAGAAACGGCTTCGCCTGAAGTGGGATGGGGAGATCCGAGAACCATTCTGTGGCCAATCGACGGCAATGTATTAAATGCCAATACAAAACTGGAACAGAATCCGCCGTATTAAAAGTACTTGTAACCATAAAATTACTCGAAATGAAAAATATTAAATTAGTGTTGCTGACCGGAGCGGTGTTATTGACACTTATATCGATGACAGGATGTAAAAAACTTTTGGGCCTGGAAAGGCAGAAAGACTGGCATTTTCAACCGGAAGTACTCGACCCGCATATTAATAAGACCGCCTGGCAGTTTCTTAAGGAACGCGCTTTAGGGGCTGATCCCAATGATACCATCTTTAAAATGATGTATGAGGGCATTTTGTATTCAGGTATTGATACCAATCTTTATCTTCAGAAAAATAAAACCTTTATTTTCCTGCATAACGATGCCATATTCCGGCTGAATAAGGGAAAGATTACAAATGATTGCTATTTCGGGTATCATTTAATCGGAGATCCCGCAACAACAGCTACAAAATGGGAGGACTATCCCAAGGATTCTGTCAAAAACTGGTTACTATACCTGATTGCTGACGGCGATTATACGTTTGGCACGGTGGGACCGACTCCGGTGGAAACTAAAACAATGTTGCCGGAGGGAGCGGATCCCAATAACCCGGGCAGCATCATATATTTCAGTATTGTAAATGACCAGAATATGAAGTTCCGAATTAATGATTTTATCGGCAGTGGGAGAAATACACAGGCCAGGACAGCAGGTATTATTGCCACTAACGGCCCGGTACACGTAGTAGACCGAGTGGTAGATTATATAGAGGCCGACTAGAAAATGGGCTATCAGGTCTATGTATAATGTTGTATCTTCAACAGAATAGGTAGTAGGGAACTCGAAATAAAACCAACGAAAGTTAGCTCGTCTTTATTTTAAACGGGCTAACTTTCTGTTGCATTTCTAAATGATGTGAAAATGATTAGACATTTATTGTTTGTATTATTCGTGTCGGCAAGTATTGCGATGTCCGCTCAGTCTGTACCGTCTTCCGGGAATTTGAAGCTCTGGTATAGAGCTCCGGCTTCCATATGGGAAGAGGCATTGCCCTTGGGGAACGGGAAAACGGGCGCTATGGTATTTGGAGGTGTAGGTACGGAACGTTTTCAGCTCAATGACAATACGCTTTGGTCGGGTGCACCTGATCCGGGTAATACCCCGGGCGGTCCTGCTATATTGCAGCATGTCCGTAAGCTCATTTTTGCGGGGAAGTATGACAGTGCCACTACTGTGTGGAAGAAGATGCAGGGCCCTTATTCTGCAAGATACCTGCCAATGGCTGATCTGTGGCTGAAATTGACAGCAACAGATACGGCCAGCTCAGATTATTATCGCGACCTGAATCTTACCGATGCTATTGCGACGGTAAATTATACAATGGACGGCGTAAAGTATACGCGCGAGGCATTTATCAGTTATCCGGATAAGGTGATGGCCGTGCGGATTACCGCGGACAAAAAGAATGCCATTGACCTGGCTGTCTCGCTTACGAGTAAACTAAAATACCGCGTTTCTGCCAGTGGAAATAACGGGTTGCGTTTGGAAGGAAAGGCACCCAAGTATGTGGCCAACAGGGCCTATGAAAAAAAACAGGTGGTTTATGATGACTGGAATGGAGAGGGGACTAATTTTGAAGTACTGGTTAAGGTGATGGCTGAAGGCGGTTCAGTAAAGGGTGGCAAGGATAATATCAATGTTTCCAAAGCCAACACCGTTACGATCTATCTGACCAATGCCACTAGTTTTAATGGGTTCGATAAGTCGCCGGGTAAAGATGGAAAGGATCCGCATGCAGAGGCAACAGCAAATATGCAACGGGCGGAAAGCAAGTCCTTTGATAACCTCCGTAGCGATCACATAAGTGATTATCAGCATTTATTTGACAGGGTTTCTTTTAAAATCGATAATAAGTCAGAGAATGCCACTTTGCCGACTGACCAACGATTGAAAGCGTTTACGGGAGACCCCCGTGATTATGGATTGCAAACTTTATATTATCAGTTTGGCCGTTATTTAATGATTGCGGCATCCCGGCCAGGTTCGCGGCCGACAAACCTGCAAGGTATATGGAATGATCATGTTCAACCACCGTGGGGCAGCAACTATACGACCAATATCAATACTGAAATGAATTACTGGTTGGCGGAGAACACAAATCTTTCTGAATGCCATCAGCCGTTATTTGATTTTATGAAAGAGCTGGCTGTCAACGGGGCGGTTACGGCCCGGGTAAATTATGGCATTACGGAAGGATGGGTGGTGCATCATAATTCAGATATCTGGGCCAAAACCTCGCCGCCCGGAGGGCAGGGCTGGGTGGATCCAGGTGCCCATCCCAGATGGAGTTGCTGGCCAATGGCCGGTGGCTGGTTCAGTACCCACCTATGGGAGCATTATTTATATACAGGGGATAAAGCCTTTTTAAAAGGAACCGCTTATCCTTTGATGAAAGGGGCCGCCCAGTTTTTATTACATTGGCTGGTAAAGGATCCTGCTACCGGTTATTGGGTGACCAATCCTTCGACTTCTCCCGAAAATACAATGAAAGTAAACGGCAAAGAGTATGAAGTGGGGATGGCAAGCACCATGGATATGTCCATTATCCGGGAACTGTTTACCGACGTAATAAAAGCCGCGAATACCCTACATGTAGATGCAGATTTTACTGATACACTTATCTCAGTAAAAGAGAAGTTGTATCCATTTCATATTGGACAATACGGACAACTGCAGGAGTGGTTCAAAGACTGGGACAGGCCGGATGATCATCATCGCCATCTTTCCCATCTGTTTGGCTTATATCCCGGCAGCCAGATCACACTCAGCAGAACGCCGGAACTTGCTGCGGCGGCTAAGAAGTCTCTGATCTTCCGCGGCGATGTAAGCACTGGTTGGAGCATGGCCTGGAAAGTGAATTGGTGGGCGCGCCTCCATGATGGTGATCATGCTTACAGCATTTTAAGTGATGCCTTTAATTATATCAATCCACGTGAGAAGCGGGAAACAATGGGAGGTGGAGGCACTTATCCGAATCTTTTTGATGCCCATCCGCCCTTTCAGATCGACGGGAACTTCGGAACCACCGCGGGTATGACCGAGATGCTGTTACAAAGTCATGAAGGTTACCTGTTTTTGTTGCCTGCCCTGCCTTCCGTATGGAAGAAAGGACGCATTAAGGGCCTAAGAGCGAGGGGAGATTTTGAAGTGTCCATTAGCTGGGAAGATAACAGGCTAAGTAAAGCGGTTATCTATGCCGAGAAGGGAGGGATGTGCCGTTTGCATACCTTGCAGCCGGTCAAAGTCCTTGAGGTGGCTTCAAAACAAGCTTCAGGTGTTTTGAACAACCTGCTACTAGCGCCTTATGGACTGACGCCATATGACAACAATACAGAAAAAGAATTGGTGAAAGTCAACGAGACAATTGGCTACACAATTGACTTCAAAACTGAAAAGGGTGGGCGATATACAATCGTGCCATTATAATATAACAATTATGATTTATAAAAATATACTGGTTGTTTTTCTATTTGCTTTAACTGGCAGCACCGTGGCCGCACAGCAACTTAGCTGGCAGCAGGTGGCGCCCGGCATATGGAAAGGAGTCGCCGGTTCTCCGGAGCAGTATGATTTATTGAAGGCGGCCGGTGCCCGTCCCGCTATTGCAGCCTTACATAAAATGGGGGAAGTGTCCTTCCCGCTCGACAAACAGGATATTCAAGCGACTGCCACCGACGGAAAAACCTATCTGCGATTTCCGCTCAGGCGGTCGGAGCAGTTGTTTGGCCTCGGCCTGCATTTTAAAACAGTGCATCAGCGAGGCAAAATATTAAGACTGCATGTAGATCACTACGGCGGCAAAGACAATGGGCGAACACATGCACCGGTCCCTTTTTATGTATCCAGCGCAGGGTATGGTGTATTTATTAATTCAGCGAGATATATTACCGTTTATGCCGGCTCTGCTGTAAGAAAAGACAGTAAGCACCGGCCTGCAGAGAAGAATCGTAATGAAGATAAGACCTGGAGTTCACGCCCTTATTCAGATGCTCTTGAAGTACTGGTTCCCGCGACGGGAACGGAGGTCTATATATTCGCCGGGCCGACAGCTCTGGATGCAATAAGGCGCTACAATCTGTTCAATGGTGGTGGTGCATTGCCGCCCAGGTGGGGATTGGGCTTTACACAACGGGTTAAATCACTATTTACTGCAGGTGAAGTGAAAGCAGAGGTAGATTCTTTCCGTTTAAAGGGATATCCGCTGGACTTTGTCGGGCTGGAACCTGGATGGCAAAGCCGGGCCTATCCGGGAACATTTGAGTGGGACAGCAGGCGCTATCCCGATCCGGCGGGTTTTGTCCGGGAGATGCTGGATAAGAATATACGCCTCAATCTGTGGATCAATCCTTATGTTTCCAAATCGGCCTCTTTTTATAAGGAGATTGCGCCTTATACGGGGACGCACACAGTATGGCTGGGTGAGGTGCCGGATTTTACTATTCCGGAGGCGCGTAAGATTTTCTTTGGGCAATTGAAGAAAGATCAGGTAGATATTGGTGTCAGCGGTTATAAGATTGATGAAGTGGACGGATATGATTATTATCTCTGGCCGGACGTGGCCCGGTTTCCCGGCGGGCTGACCGGTGAACAAATGCGGCAGACCTATGGCGTACTGGCCATGCGTTATAGTCTCGACTTATTCAGAAAGAGAAATGAACGCACTTATGGTTTGGTGCGCGCTTCAAATGCGGGAGCTAACCGTTTCCCTTATGTTATTTACAATGATTATTATAACCACGAGGATTTTATTACCGCACTGATCAACAGCGGTTATATTGGAGTATTATGGACCCCTGAAGTACGGGCGTCCAAGACTTCAGAGGAGTGGATACGCCGCTTTCAAACCGTTATATTCTCGCCGATGGCTATGATTAATGCCTGGTCCAGCGGTACCAAGCCGTGGTCTTATAAGGATGTTGCAGCACCCATTAAAAAACTGGCATTGTTAAGAATGCGCATGATGCCTTACTGGTATTCAGAATTCGCTAAATATCATTATGAAGGGACGCCTGTTTTTAGAGGCATGAGTCTTGAACCCGGATTTGAAAATAGCACGCATGCCTCTGTAAAGAACAATCTGGAAGACAATCCCTATCTGGAGGCTGTTTCCAAAGAGGTGAAAGATCAATATATGGCCGGGCAGTATCTGTTGGTGGCGCCCCTGTTCGCAGGTCAGCAGTCAAGAAAGGTTATATTGCCGAAAGGGAAGTGGTATGACTTTTACACTGGAAAATATGTGGGAGATGGCGAGATCATCAGCGTTGCGCCGGGGCTGGACAAGATTCCCGTGTATGTAAAAAATGGCGGAATCATTCCTATGATGCCCTCCATGTTGCATGCGCCTGAAAAAGGGCAGCAGGTGGACCTTGAGGTCAGGGTATATGGAGATATGCCAGCTACCTACCGTCTCTATGATGATGACGGGGAGACAATGGATTATGAAAAAGGCGCTTTTGATTGGCGGAAGGTCACTGTTACTAAAGATGCAAAAGGGCGATTGACAGGCTCTGTGGAGGAACCACATAACAAAGCGGTTCAGACCTATCGTAAGATAACCTTTCGTTTTATGACGGCAGAAAAATAAAAATGGAGATAGCAGACGGGCTGTGACCGAATTGTAATAATTATACAACATTTTGGGTAAAAAACATCTAGTGATGAGAAAAGTAGCGGTAGTCATTTTATGCCTTAGCTCATTTTTATCGGCAGTAGCGCAGGTAAAGGGCGATGAAGATAAGGATATGTTTAATAAAGTAGGCGACCAGCGCGATGCCAAAGCGGTGACTGCTGCGTTAAATGGCTGGTGGACGGCTTCGATGAAAAATCATGACCGGCGCATTCAGTGGTGGCGGGATGCCAGGTTCGGCATGTTTGTGCACTGGGGTATTTATTCCCTGGCCGGTGGAGAGTGGAAGGGTAAGGAGGTGGGCGGATATGCAGAACACCTGATGCGCAAGGAGAAAATTTCGCGAAAAGAATATTTAGAACTGGCCAGCAGGTTTAATCCTGTGAAATTCGATGCTGACCAGTGGATTGCTGCAGCCAAAAATGCCGGTATGCGCTATTTTGTTATAACGGCTAAGCATCATGACGGTTTTGCGATGTACCCCTCAAAGGTTTCTGACTTTAATATTAGTGCAAAGACGCCTTATAAAAAGGACCCGATGGCGGCTCTGAGAGCCGCCTGTAAAAAGCAGGGCCTTAAGTTTGGCTTTTATTACTCCCATGCCTTTGACTGGGAACATCCTGATGCGCCTGGCAATGACTGGGAGTACAAAAATCCCGGCGGGGATCTGCAGTTATATGGCGGTCGTGATTGGTATAATCTGCATCCGGACTTATTACGGAAGGTGCAGAAGTATGTCAACGGGAAAGCGATACCTCAGATATTGGAGTTGATTCAAAAATATCATCCCGATATTTTGTGGTTTGATACACCGCATAAACTGCCTTTGTCTGAAAATCTCCGCATTTTACAGGCAATCCGTAAAGTGGATTCGACTGTCGTTATAAACGGCCGGCTGGTAAGGAGCTCAGGGCATAATTTTGGTGATTATAAGAATACCGCCGACAGGCCGGCGGAGTTTTACCCGGTTGCCGGTGATTGGGAAGCGATTCCCACAACTAACGAAAGCTATGGCTACAGTAAATTTGATCATTCACATAAACCTGCCGGTCATTTTATTCGTTTACTGGCCAGCGCGGCGGCAAAGGGGGGCAATTTATTGATGAATATAGGGCCGATGGGTACCGGTGAAATGGCATCCGAGGATTTGACGATCCTGAGCGGGATCGGGCGGTGGATGCAAAACAATGGCGAAAGCATATACGGTACGACAGCAACTCCATTGCCGCTGCAAAGCTGGGGGGTCAGTACTTATAAACCGGGAAAATTATATCTGCATGTATTCAATTATCCGACTGATGGAAAATTGTATGTTGGCGGTTTAGTATCGACTTGCAAAAGGGCTTATCTTTTAACGGATAAAGGCCGGCGACTTAGCGTCAGCCGTTCTGGTAAACTGGATCTTACTATCGGCTTACCGGACAAAGCACCGGATACAGTAAACACTGTAGTGGTTCTCGAGTTGGCCACACCTGAAAAATTTGATTCGATACGTTTTCTGGCCCCTAATGTTTCAATGACCAGAATGCTGGCTTATGATGCATTGTTAGTCGGTAAAGGTTTTGGTTTTGGTGATGGGAAAAGAGATCGTTATTATGTGAATGGCTGGAGCTCCGCCTTTCAGACGCTCAGCTGGAAGTTTAGAAATGATCAGAAGCTGGCATTTCGTGTGGTGCTTAAGCGAATCAGAAATACGGAGACTGGAGGAACTTGTAACGTTCTGGTAGATGGGAAGTTACTGACAACGATTCGGACTGAACCTTCCAGAAAAGGAGATTTGATTGAAAATATGGAACTCGGCGACATCACATTAGAAGCAGGTGAACATCAGATATTGATACAGCCGACCCAGATTACGGAGCGGGAATTGATGCGCCCTCTGGAACTACAATTGATCAAAAAATAAGATAATGAAAAACAAAATATATGCAGTTGTTGTTGCCTTATTATTGTCAGGCATAGCCCAGGCTCAGAAGTTGAACATTAAGAACACGTTCAAAGATGCCGAACGACAGACTGACGTCATGTTGGCTGAGATTTCGAAAGTTAAAAATGATTCAGAGGCGTTAGTCTCTCCCAGAACAGTTGAAAAAGGACGGTTGCGTCTTGTAAGGTCCAGCGACTGGACCTCCGGTTTTTTCCCGGGAGAGCTATGGCGTCTATATGCTTATTCCAAGAATATAAAATGGCGCCGGCTTGCGGAAAAGTTTACAGCAAATATTGAGAAAGAACAGTTTAATGGCCGCACCCATGACATGGGGTTCAAAGTGTATTGCAGTGTAGGTAATGGCTACCTGCTTACAAAGAATGATCATTATAGGCAGGTACTGATCCAATCTGCGAAGACACTCAGTACTCGGTTCAATAAAACGGCCGGCGTTATCCGCTCCTGGGACCATAATAAAGACAAGTGGGCGTATCCTGTCATCATTGATAATATGCTTAATCTGGAATTATTGTTTGAAGCCGCCAAACTTACAGGAGATTCCACTTATTACAATATGGCGGTCAGCCATGCCAATAAGACCATGGAAAACCATTTTCGAAAAGATTACAGCTCCTATCATGTAGTGGATTATGATTCCAATACCGGAAAAGTGCTGAAAAAGACAACACACCAGGGATATTCTGATGAGTCCGCCTGGGCACGGGGTCAGGCCTGGGGCCTATACGGTTACACAATGTGTTACAGGGAGACGAAGGATCCGAAGTATTTACAACAGGCACAGCATATTGCCGGATTTATTTTCAATCATCCGAACCTGCCGGAGGACTTAATTCCTTACTGGGATTTTAACGCGCCTGGCATTCCGAATGAACCAAGGGATGTCTCTGCCGCCGCCGTTATGGCTTCGGCTTTACTGGAACTGAGCAGCTACAGTACAAACGGACAGTATTATAAGAGCCTGGCCGGGAAGATTTTATCTAACCTGACAAAGGCATACCGGGCCGCTGTCGGCAAAAACTATGGTTTTATCCTTTTGCATAGCACGGGTTCTAAGCCTTCTGATAGCGAAGTGGATGTCCCGTTGGCATATGCGGATTATTATTATCTGGAGGCCTTGCTAAGAGTACAGAGATTATCTGAGGGCAAAAAGCTCTTCTGATCAGGTATCTGATTGTATGGCACTCTTATGTCCGCAACGATTCTGGCCGGTGATTTTTGTGTGCAATTGAGGTAGCACTATAGAGAATGAAAGGTGCAGGCTGCGCTTTGCTAAGGACCCTGCAGCGCCAGGTAAAGGATTTGTTTTCGGTATTCATCTTAAAATGTGAATCAATATGAGATCAGTTGTTAGACGCTTTGTGATTTTTGCCTGCCTCTCTACGATGTCGTTAGGCTGCCGCCAGGAAAAGCTCTCAGCCCCCGCTACTTCTGTTCCGGTAGTTAGCAATGTCCCGGGCGCTCCCAATAATAGTGATTATGCTATTGCTCTGGAGGTTACAAAGATGACTGATGGGTATAATTGGAAATATACGCTGACAAAACAGAAAGGAGCCAGGGATATCAGTTATTTTCTGTTAAACCTGGGGAATTGTGGTGAAAGCAGCCCCACGATTGGCAGTATTCGCAATGCTAAAGTAAACGGTACCGACTGGATGGCGCATATAACCGCGGCAAATGGTAATAATCAATGTTCGGTCAATACATCCAATTTTGTAAAGTTCGAAAACTTAGGAGCCGCCAGCCAGTATATTATTGAGTTTACCCTGGATACGCTTTACTCCGAGGTGAACTCGCTTTGCTGGCTGAAGGCTGGAACATCTTGTTTAACCGTTCCTGTACCGGCACCGGGTTGTAAAGGATATCAATTGACAACTTCTATGGTTACTGATTCTGCTATGGTTGGCAAACCATATTCGGCTATCAATACTTATATGAAGACCTTTGGCTTCGATTACTCGGAACATCCCAGTTGCAGTGGAGGGTATGGTGGTCACCCAGACGGCATCCATTGCGACACAGAGTGGGATTCGTTTTTGAAGAAATATGTCTTTCGATTTAATATTCATATCGACCCGGTTATAGACGGAGACAGGTGCAGCGCGGGGACAGTTGACCGCCAGCGCAATGAAATGAAATCAGCGACAAATAATAC containing:
- a CDS encoding RagB/SusD family nutrient uptake outer membrane protein, yielding MKKIFKNLLILTALVSLLNGCTKFLDEKPQTEIGSTVFWKSEDDIKAGIAAMYDGIQSIFDNNYTLYGDARTDEVRVGQYGNISYAMNGLTAGITGSNWTNFYVTIQRANLGIKYIPLVKEKYQSGIAQEAINHYLAQCYTTRALCYFWLIRLWGDVPVWTEPYEDINMSPDKARTPRDIIVDTLIQKDLERAATLSNPSLNNVFEANIGATYALAMDVAMWKKDYPAAVDWYNKLLALDTYSLEPTATWKNLFIAPASTKGAIWSVFWDWTVDGGADASTLIGAGNTNSDFEVEDSVWNYWTTMPADIRGPQTIDFNNDWHDKILKFYAPNLDAKGNQLYPNGAEANILFPIYRWADVVLLRAEAANKLNDPVTALDLLNQVRTRAGVEIYRADSLNNQAIMEDAILSERKLEFFMEAKRWFDLLRTDKVIEVMDPILKQRQAETASPEVGWGDPRTILWPIDGNVLNANTKLEQNPPY
- a CDS encoding glycoside hydrolase family 95 protein, coding for MIRHLLFVLFVSASIAMSAQSVPSSGNLKLWYRAPASIWEEALPLGNGKTGAMVFGGVGTERFQLNDNTLWSGAPDPGNTPGGPAILQHVRKLIFAGKYDSATTVWKKMQGPYSARYLPMADLWLKLTATDTASSDYYRDLNLTDAIATVNYTMDGVKYTREAFISYPDKVMAVRITADKKNAIDLAVSLTSKLKYRVSASGNNGLRLEGKAPKYVANRAYEKKQVVYDDWNGEGTNFEVLVKVMAEGGSVKGGKDNINVSKANTVTIYLTNATSFNGFDKSPGKDGKDPHAEATANMQRAESKSFDNLRSDHISDYQHLFDRVSFKIDNKSENATLPTDQRLKAFTGDPRDYGLQTLYYQFGRYLMIAASRPGSRPTNLQGIWNDHVQPPWGSNYTTNINTEMNYWLAENTNLSECHQPLFDFMKELAVNGAVTARVNYGITEGWVVHHNSDIWAKTSPPGGQGWVDPGAHPRWSCWPMAGGWFSTHLWEHYLYTGDKAFLKGTAYPLMKGAAQFLLHWLVKDPATGYWVTNPSTSPENTMKVNGKEYEVGMASTMDMSIIRELFTDVIKAANTLHVDADFTDTLISVKEKLYPFHIGQYGQLQEWFKDWDRPDDHHRHLSHLFGLYPGSQITLSRTPELAAAAKKSLIFRGDVSTGWSMAWKVNWWARLHDGDHAYSILSDAFNYINPREKRETMGGGGTYPNLFDAHPPFQIDGNFGTTAGMTEMLLQSHEGYLFLLPALPSVWKKGRIKGLRARGDFEVSISWEDNRLSKAVIYAEKGGMCRLHTLQPVKVLEVASKQASGVLNNLLLAPYGLTPYDNNTEKELVKVNETIGYTIDFKTEKGGRYTIVPL
- a CDS encoding glycoside hydrolase family 31 protein; amino-acid sequence: MIYKNILVVFLFALTGSTVAAQQLSWQQVAPGIWKGVAGSPEQYDLLKAAGARPAIAALHKMGEVSFPLDKQDIQATATDGKTYLRFPLRRSEQLFGLGLHFKTVHQRGKILRLHVDHYGGKDNGRTHAPVPFYVSSAGYGVFINSARYITVYAGSAVRKDSKHRPAEKNRNEDKTWSSRPYSDALEVLVPATGTEVYIFAGPTALDAIRRYNLFNGGGALPPRWGLGFTQRVKSLFTAGEVKAEVDSFRLKGYPLDFVGLEPGWQSRAYPGTFEWDSRRYPDPAGFVREMLDKNIRLNLWINPYVSKSASFYKEIAPYTGTHTVWLGEVPDFTIPEARKIFFGQLKKDQVDIGVSGYKIDEVDGYDYYLWPDVARFPGGLTGEQMRQTYGVLAMRYSLDLFRKRNERTYGLVRASNAGANRFPYVIYNDYYNHEDFITALINSGYIGVLWTPEVRASKTSEEWIRRFQTVIFSPMAMINAWSSGTKPWSYKDVAAPIKKLALLRMRMMPYWYSEFAKYHYEGTPVFRGMSLEPGFENSTHASVKNNLEDNPYLEAVSKEVKDQYMAGQYLLVAPLFAGQQSRKVILPKGKWYDFYTGKYVGDGEIISVAPGLDKIPVYVKNGGIIPMMPSMLHAPEKGQQVDLEVRVYGDMPATYRLYDDDGETMDYEKGAFDWRKVTVTKDAKGRLTGSVEEPHNKAVQTYRKITFRFMTAEK
- a CDS encoding alpha-L-fucosidase — protein: MRKVAVVILCLSSFLSAVAQVKGDEDKDMFNKVGDQRDAKAVTAALNGWWTASMKNHDRRIQWWRDARFGMFVHWGIYSLAGGEWKGKEVGGYAEHLMRKEKISRKEYLELASRFNPVKFDADQWIAAAKNAGMRYFVITAKHHDGFAMYPSKVSDFNISAKTPYKKDPMAALRAACKKQGLKFGFYYSHAFDWEHPDAPGNDWEYKNPGGDLQLYGGRDWYNLHPDLLRKVQKYVNGKAIPQILELIQKYHPDILWFDTPHKLPLSENLRILQAIRKVDSTVVINGRLVRSSGHNFGDYKNTADRPAEFYPVAGDWEAIPTTNESYGYSKFDHSHKPAGHFIRLLASAAAKGGNLLMNIGPMGTGEMASEDLTILSGIGRWMQNNGESIYGTTATPLPLQSWGVSTYKPGKLYLHVFNYPTDGKLYVGGLVSTCKRAYLLTDKGRRLSVSRSGKLDLTIGLPDKAPDTVNTVVVLELATPEKFDSIRFLAPNVSMTRMLAYDALLVGKGFGFGDGKRDRYYVNGWSSAFQTLSWKFRNDQKLAFRVVLKRIRNTETGGTCNVLVDGKLLTTIRTEPSRKGDLIENMELGDITLEAGEHQILIQPTQITERELMRPLELQLIKK
- a CDS encoding AGE family epimerase/isomerase; this encodes MKNKIYAVVVALLLSGIAQAQKLNIKNTFKDAERQTDVMLAEISKVKNDSEALVSPRTVEKGRLRLVRSSDWTSGFFPGELWRLYAYSKNIKWRRLAEKFTANIEKEQFNGRTHDMGFKVYCSVGNGYLLTKNDHYRQVLIQSAKTLSTRFNKTAGVIRSWDHNKDKWAYPVIIDNMLNLELLFEAAKLTGDSTYYNMAVSHANKTMENHFRKDYSSYHVVDYDSNTGKVLKKTTHQGYSDESAWARGQAWGLYGYTMCYRETKDPKYLQQAQHIAGFIFNHPNLPEDLIPYWDFNAPGIPNEPRDVSAAAVMASALLELSSYSTNGQYYKSLAGKILSNLTKAYRAAVGKNYGFILLHSTGSKPSDSEVDVPLAYADYYYLEALLRVQRLSEGKKLF